From Pararhodobacter zhoushanensis, the proteins below share one genomic window:
- a CDS encoding cysteine hydrolase family protein produces MMIASVLGVLALSAALWLALGIRRIGAISRGKPIGARSGTAVLLIDLQSVFWDHGPYPEAATSVAEAAILDEISAAKRNGLPIIAIRQEWSIPSTKVIARLAMKGQAVEGTPGVDLAAPFSGLVDHVLVKRVQDAFETGDLDRLLATLGVGTLRIVGLDFNYCVLKTALAARNRGYAVTVVKQGTLSAKPTAQAEQRMATAGLHVQ; encoded by the coding sequence ATGATGATCGCTTCTGTGCTTGGGGTGCTGGCCCTGTCCGCAGCGCTTTGGCTGGCGCTCGGGATCCGGCGCATCGGGGCGATCAGTCGCGGAAAGCCGATTGGCGCGCGGTCGGGGACGGCAGTATTGCTGATCGACCTGCAATCGGTCTTTTGGGATCACGGCCCCTATCCCGAGGCCGCGACATCGGTCGCCGAGGCCGCCATTCTCGATGAAATCAGCGCAGCAAAGCGGAACGGCCTGCCGATTATCGCCATCCGTCAGGAATGGTCGATCCCGTCGACCAAGGTGATCGCAAGGCTGGCGATGAAGGGCCAGGCGGTGGAAGGCACCCCCGGCGTCGACCTGGCTGCGCCTTTTTCCGGGCTTGTTGACCACGTCCTTGTCAAGCGTGTGCAAGACGCGTTTGAAACCGGGGATCTGGACAGGCTGCTTGCAACGCTGGGGGTTGGAACCCTGCGCATCGTCGGGCTGGACTTCAACTATTGCGTGCTGAAAACCGCCCTCGCGGCGCGCAACCGTGGGTACGCGGTAACGGTCGTGAAGCAAGGCACGCTGTCAGCGAAACCGACCGCGCAGGCTGAACAGCGCATGGCCACGGCGGGGTTGCACGTTCAATAG
- a CDS encoding MFS transporter: MRPRQPDPKRWLVLLAVMLAFLPVVLDMTILHVAVPTLTQALAASNTQVLWIIDIYPLLMAGLLVPMGTLADRVGNRRILLTGLTIFGLASALAAFAPNAPLLIAARMMLALGGAMIMPCVLGIIRRTFEDETERGIALGLWGTVGAAGAAVGPLIGGALLGHFWWGSVFLINVPVMAVVLPACWFLLPRREHITPGHWAIGQAVVLILGMIATVYAIKAGFGAKQPLGVVAVVLTAGLGLLWLFVRLQLRSAAPMLNLALFKRPAILAGIIMAIVASGSLAGVELTLAQELQYVLDKTPLQAGIFMIPIMAAAALGGPVAGWLTGRFGLRSVACLSLAVAAGTLAGLAVTDFHDPGVIVPVLLAGLGLALSIGLTASSIAIMGAADAHEAGAAGSLEATGYELGSGLGITLFGVFISVVFQHHLVLPDGAPHILIDQAASSIGDLYLVARQLGAEQGMALISAGKAAFSATHAALLTSAAVLMGLLTVLVFVLLANTRANSLRPL; this comes from the coding sequence ATGCGACCCCGTCAACCTGACCCGAAACGCTGGCTGGTTCTGCTGGCGGTCATGCTGGCGTTCTTGCCGGTGGTGCTGGACATGACGATCCTGCATGTGGCGGTTCCCACGCTGACGCAGGCACTGGCGGCGTCCAACACGCAGGTGCTGTGGATCATCGACATCTATCCCTTGCTGATGGCCGGGCTTCTGGTGCCGATGGGCACGCTGGCCGACCGCGTGGGCAACCGGCGCATCCTGCTGACCGGCTTGACCATTTTCGGCCTCGCCTCGGCGCTGGCGGCCTTTGCGCCGAATGCACCGCTGCTGATCGCCGCGCGGATGATGCTGGCGCTGGGCGGTGCGATGATCATGCCCTGCGTGCTGGGCATCATCCGCCGCACCTTCGAGGACGAGACCGAGCGTGGCATCGCCCTTGGACTCTGGGGCACGGTCGGCGCCGCCGGTGCCGCCGTCGGCCCGCTGATCGGCGGCGCGCTGTTGGGGCATTTCTGGTGGGGCTCGGTCTTTTTGATCAACGTCCCGGTGATGGCGGTCGTCCTGCCCGCCTGCTGGTTTCTGCTGCCCCGGCGCGAGCACATCACCCCCGGCCATTGGGCCATCGGGCAAGCGGTGGTGCTGATCCTCGGCATGATTGCGACGGTCTACGCGATCAAGGCCGGCTTCGGTGCCAAGCAACCGCTGGGCGTCGTTGCCGTGGTGCTGACCGCGGGTCTGGGGCTTTTGTGGCTGTTTGTCCGCCTGCAGTTGCGCAGCGCCGCGCCGATGCTGAATCTGGCGCTGTTCAAACGCCCGGCAATTCTGGCGGGGATCATCATGGCCATCGTCGCAAGCGGGTCGCTGGCCGGGGTGGAACTGACCCTGGCACAAGAGCTGCAATATGTGCTGGACAAGACGCCGCTTCAGGCGGGGATCTTCATGATCCCGATCATGGCGGCGGCGGCATTGGGCGGGCCGGTCGCCGGTTGGCTGACAGGCCGCTTCGGTCTCAGATCGGTGGCTTGTCTGTCGCTGGCGGTCGCGGCGGGGACGCTTGCGGGCCTTGCGGTCACGGATTTCCACGATCCCGGGGTGATCGTACCCGTGCTGCTGGCGGGCCTTGGTCTTGCGTTGAGCATCGGGCTGACCGCCTCGTCCATCGCGATCATGGGCGCTGCCGATGCCCATGAAGCCGGGGCGGCGGGCTCGTTGGAGGCAACAGGCTATGAACTGGGCAGCGGTCTGGGCATTACGCTGTTTGGCGTCTTCATATCGGTGGTTTTCCAACACCATCTGGTCCTGCCCGATGGCGCGCCGCACATCCTGATCGATCAGGCCGCCAGCTCGATTGGCGATCTCTATCTCGTTGCCCGGCAGCTTGGTGCCGAGCAGGGGATGGCGCTGATCTCGGCCGGCAAGGCCGCTTTCTCGGCGACCCATGCGGCGCTGTTGACGAGCGCTGCCGTCCTGATGGGGCTGCTGACGGTGCTGGTGTTCGTCCTGCTGGCAAACACACGCGCGAACTCTTTACGCCCGCTCTGA
- a CDS encoding aminomethyltransferase family protein, with protein MSFPDTLKPTPLAPLYGEGVVEWMDVFGFAIPVTWGDPAAECDAIRNHVAVIEFSMLLKVDVTGPGAAECVNRVFSRDVTALKPGRVAYGVVVDPDGHMVDDCTVFYHGPDRVMVMGANPRLADDLALAAGPGVQVRDCGADYAHISVQGPKSRALLQELTGDDLSNTALRYYDFRDGVAIAGIPMQISRLGFTGELGYELLLPVSKTPDLWRALTKAGQNHGLRSVGGAGLMMARIEAGLIMGGLEYDETSTPWECRMGWAVDLTKPEFQGKAALAASKDSTNLTLASLAFPADSQGLDGAEITVDGASVGTISMAIPSPALEGKMLALARIAKAQAVEGTVVSVAGTSGTVVRMPVYDPDRKRPRA; from the coding sequence ATGAGCTTTCCTGATACGCTCAAACCCACCCCCCTCGCGCCGCTCTATGGCGAGGGCGTGGTGGAATGGATGGATGTCTTCGGCTTTGCCATCCCCGTCACATGGGGCGACCCGGCGGCCGAATGCGACGCCATCCGCAACCACGTGGCTGTCATCGAGTTCTCGATGCTGCTGAAGGTTGATGTGACCGGACCGGGGGCGGCGGAATGCGTGAACCGGGTGTTTTCGCGCGACGTAACGGCGCTGAAACCGGGGCGCGTTGCGTATGGTGTCGTGGTCGATCCTGACGGTCATATGGTTGACGACTGCACGGTGTTTTACCACGGCCCGGACCGCGTGATGGTGATGGGGGCCAACCCGCGTCTGGCAGACGACCTTGCGCTTGCTGCCGGGCCGGGTGTCCAAGTCCGCGATTGCGGCGCGGACTATGCCCATATTTCGGTGCAGGGGCCCAAGTCGCGCGCCTTGCTGCAAGAGCTCACCGGTGACGATCTCTCCAACACGGCGCTGCGCTATTATGATTTCCGCGATGGCGTGGCCATCGCCGGAATTCCGATGCAGATCAGCCGCTTGGGCTTCACCGGTGAGCTTGGCTATGAGCTTCTCCTGCCCGTATCCAAGACGCCGGACCTGTGGCGCGCGCTGACCAAGGCGGGCCAGAATCACGGCTTGCGGTCGGTCGGGGGCGCGGGTCTCATGATGGCCCGCATCGAAGCGGGGCTCATCATGGGCGGGTTGGAATATGACGAAACCTCGACCCCGTGGGAATGCCGGATGGGATGGGCGGTCGATCTGACCAAGCCCGAGTTTCAGGGCAAAGCGGCGCTTGCTGCGTCAAAGGACAGCACAAACCTGACCTTGGCGTCCCTTGCCTTTCCGGCAGACAGCCAAGGTCTGGACGGGGCAGAGATCACGGTCGATGGCGCATCTGTCGGGACGATCAGCATGGCCATTCCCTCACCGGCTCTGGAGGGGAAGATGCTGGCGCTTGCCCGCATCGCCAAGGCTCAGGCTGTCGAAGGCACTGTCGTTTCCGTCGCGGGGACCTCTGGCACCGTGGTCCGCATGCCCGTCTATGACCCCGACCGCAAACGCCCACGCGCTTAA
- a CDS encoding APC family permease — protein sequence MEQATPLQVHSLKKNSIGLSLLVFMVISAAAPLTGIAGAIPIAMLLGNGAGIPGTFVIMAIIMAIWAIGFVTLARRVRNAGAFYAYSARALGGRAGGAVALIAVLAYNAMMFGLLGLLGGVATGVFGQFGLNLPWWTWSLIATGLVGILGYKEAELSAKVLMLLVALEVVIGLIVAFSILAKGGAGDLTYNILDPQLIFAGGGTVAAILFTFGSFIGIEATAIYTEEVRDATVTVPKATFGAILLIGLFYAFTTWSMVVGTGVEALVPTIAALPDPTFFLFALAEQYAGGTVAMILGVLLVTSIFASAQAMHNFIARYFYVTGREGLLPGFMGVTHDSHQSPHVGSVVQTLMAVIVVLVFAALGLDPVLNLFTWIAQVSVFGVLTMLAITSFAVVAYFRKHPGQEPAWKVVLAPVVSGLMMAGMAAYTLIGFGPATATTAPLSYILPGLVPLFGLIGYLVASKMAQTRPADFAKLGANRD from the coding sequence ATGGAACAAGCGACACCGCTTCAGGTGCATAGCTTAAAGAAGAACTCGATCGGTCTCAGCCTGCTGGTGTTTATGGTGATCTCGGCGGCGGCCCCCCTGACGGGGATTGCCGGAGCCATCCCCATAGCCATGCTGCTGGGCAACGGCGCGGGCATTCCGGGCACATTTGTCATCATGGCCATCATCATGGCGATCTGGGCCATCGGCTTTGTCACGCTGGCCCGCCGTGTCCGCAACGCGGGTGCCTTCTACGCCTACAGCGCGCGCGCCTTGGGGGGCCGGGCCGGCGGTGCCGTCGCCCTCATCGCGGTGCTGGCCTATAACGCCATGATGTTCGGGCTGCTGGGGCTCTTGGGCGGGGTCGCCACCGGGGTTTTCGGGCAGTTCGGCCTGAACCTGCCCTGGTGGACATGGAGCCTGATCGCCACGGGTCTGGTCGGCATCCTAGGGTACAAGGAAGCCGAGCTTTCGGCAAAAGTGCTGATGCTTCTGGTGGCGCTGGAAGTTGTCATTGGCCTGATCGTCGCCTTTTCGATCCTCGCCAAGGGCGGGGCAGGGGATCTGACCTATAACATCCTTGATCCACAGCTGATCTTTGCCGGGGGCGGCACGGTCGCGGCGATCCTTTTCACCTTCGGGTCTTTCATCGGAATTGAAGCGACAGCGATCTACACCGAAGAGGTGCGCGACGCGACGGTGACGGTGCCCAAGGCCACTTTCGGTGCCATCTTGCTGATCGGGCTGTTCTACGCCTTCACGACATGGAGCATGGTTGTCGGCACCGGAGTCGAGGCGCTGGTTCCCACCATTGCCGCCTTGCCGGATCCGACGTTCTTTCTGTTCGCTCTTGCCGAGCAATACGCGGGCGGCACGGTTGCGATGATCCTGGGGGTGCTGCTGGTCACGTCGATATTCGCGTCGGCTCAGGCGATGCACAATTTCATCGCCCGCTACTTCTATGTCACCGGGCGTGAGGGGCTGCTTCCGGGCTTCATGGGGGTCACCCATGACAGCCACCAAAGCCCGCATGTCGGCTCGGTCGTGCAAACTCTCATGGCTGTCATCGTGGTGCTGGTCTTTGCCGCACTGGGGCTTGATCCGGTGTTGAACCTGTTCACCTGGATCGCTCAGGTCAGCGTGTTTGGGGTGCTGACGATGCTGGCGATCACGTCCTTTGCCGTGGTGGCTTACTTTCGCAAACACCCCGGGCAAGAGCCCGCATGGAAAGTGGTTCTGGCTCCGGTGGTGTCGGGGCTGATGATGGCGGGCATGGCGGCCTACACGCTGATCGGGTTCGGACCGGCAACGGCCACCACCGCGCCATTGTCTTACATCCTTCCCGGTCTTGTGCCGTTGTTCGGCCTGATCGGCTATCTGGTTGCCAGCAAGATGGCACAGACCAGACCTGCGGACTTCGCGAAATTGGGCGCCAACCGCGACTGA
- a CDS encoding TetR/AcrR family transcriptional regulator, which yields MGRKPTINREALLDVAQEIVRTGGGAALTIGALAQAAGISKGGVQYSFASKDDLIRGLIDRWTSQFDALLEGAAGDAPLPFVRRYIAATRASQQAMNAKMVGLLVSYLEDPANLRETRDWYRGIFDRLGGTSADAQAARVAFLAVEGLFLMRINGIDEDGLWTDFLDDVEAVLDRLSV from the coding sequence ATGGGCAGAAAGCCGACGATCAACCGTGAGGCATTGCTGGACGTTGCCCAGGAAATCGTGCGCACAGGCGGAGGGGCGGCGCTGACCATCGGGGCGCTGGCGCAGGCGGCGGGGATATCCAAGGGCGGGGTGCAATATTCCTTTGCCAGCAAGGATGATCTGATCCGCGGCCTGATCGACCGATGGACCAGCCAGTTCGATGCCCTGCTCGAAGGCGCGGCAGGCGACGCCCCCCTGCCCTTCGTGCGGCGCTACATCGCCGCCACACGGGCTTCGCAGCAGGCGATGAATGCCAAGATGGTGGGACTGCTGGTCAGCTATCTGGAAGACCCCGCCAACCTGCGCGAGACGCGCGACTGGTATCGCGGGATCTTCGACCGGCTTGGCGGCACGTCTGCTGACGCACAGGCCGCCCGCGTCGCCTTTCTTGCCGTCGAGGGGCTGTTCCTGATGCGTATCAACGGCATCGACGAAGACGGGCTATGGACCGACTTCCTTGACGATGTCGAGGCGGTGCTCGATCGGCTGAGCGTCTGA
- a CDS encoding oxidoreductase, translating to MTRDPRHDILFEPIQIGPKTLRNRFWQVPHCNGAGSDRPGFQAMHRGMKAQGGFAAVFTEVCMVAPDSDAMPWVGSKLIDQGDIQNLRMMTEEAHRHGCLAGVELTHGSSFCFNAETRMPNRAPSQIPNEMEGMSSAREMSLRDIRKMQRDHVDAALRAREAGFDLLTVFCGLATVPNYFLYPWNNKRTDAYGGSFENRARFTVELMQMMRDEIKDCAIGIRFPIDTLDAPFGYGDLGVRAEDEGVKFVALLDDLVDYWDINIGTLNWGEDAGSSRFFDTNHEAPYTRHAKSVSKKPVINVGRFTDPDVMVKAINSGQCDIIGMARPSIADPFLPNKIRDGRYEDIRECIGCNVCVSRWEKGGPPIWCTQNTTAGEEYRRGWHPEIFVPTRNAEPAIMVVGAGPAGLECAMVLGKRGYETVQLVDAQPAVGGHLNWVTKLPDFGTWKRVVDWRKTQLSLHTRVGIELNTKLSIDDILSYGAQHVIFATGSSWDTEGLSAPIHDHIVGADASRPEIVTPDQYIRDGKPVGKRVVVIDHDAYYMGSAVAIDLAQKGHEVTYLTHNESVGPYLRFTLEEQRVHMKLMELGVKLVPLHFALSVEGGKVTSVNKWTAEETETAYDSVLMVTYRKSECAIYDQLQAQPERLKEAGIDSIHLIGDAHTPGMIAQATFSGARLAREFDTEDPDTHQPFIRERRLIGATEDDYRLGAQSLSASLGGGR from the coding sequence ATGACTCGTGATCCCAGACATGACATCCTTTTTGAACCCATCCAGATCGGGCCGAAGACCCTGCGCAACCGCTTCTGGCAGGTGCCCCATTGCAACGGCGCCGGATCGGATCGTCCCGGCTTTCAGGCCATGCACCGGGGCATGAAGGCGCAGGGCGGTTTTGCCGCCGTCTTCACCGAGGTCTGCATGGTTGCCCCGGACAGTGACGCCATGCCCTGGGTCGGGTCCAAGCTGATTGATCAGGGCGATATCCAGAACCTGCGGATGATGACCGAAGAAGCCCATCGTCACGGCTGCCTTGCCGGCGTTGAGCTGACGCACGGGTCGAGCTTTTGCTTCAACGCCGAAACCCGCATGCCGAACCGCGCACCCTCGCAAATTCCGAACGAGATGGAAGGCATGTCCAGCGCGCGGGAAATGTCCCTGCGCGACATCCGCAAGATGCAGCGCGATCACGTCGACGCCGCGTTGCGGGCGCGCGAGGCCGGCTTTGACCTGCTGACCGTGTTCTGCGGTCTGGCCACCGTGCCGAACTACTTCCTCTATCCATGGAACAACAAACGCACCGACGCCTATGGCGGCAGCTTTGAAAACCGGGCGCGGTTCACCGTTGAACTGATGCAGATGATGCGCGACGAGATCAAGGATTGCGCCATCGGCATCCGGTTCCCGATCGACACGCTGGATGCGCCCTTTGGCTATGGTGATCTGGGTGTGCGGGCTGAAGACGAGGGCGTGAAATTCGTCGCGCTGCTGGATGATCTTGTCGACTATTGGGACATCAACATCGGCACGCTGAACTGGGGCGAAGACGCCGGTTCCTCGCGCTTTTTCGACACGAACCACGAAGCCCCCTACACCCGGCACGCCAAAAGCGTCTCGAAGAAGCCTGTCATCAACGTGGGCCGCTTCACCGACCCCGATGTGATGGTCAAGGCGATCAACTCGGGGCAATGCGACATCATCGGGATGGCGCGACCCTCGATTGCCGACCCTTTCCTGCCCAACAAGATCAGGGATGGCCGCTACGAGGACATCCGCGAATGCATCGGCTGCAATGTCTGTGTCAGCCGCTGGGAAAAGGGTGGTCCGCCGATCTGGTGCACCCAGAACACGACGGCGGGCGAGGAATACCGGCGCGGCTGGCATCCCGAGATCTTCGTGCCCACCCGCAACGCCGAACCCGCGATCATGGTGGTCGGCGCTGGCCCGGCCGGGCTGGAATGCGCCATGGTTCTGGGCAAGCGCGGCTATGAAACCGTGCAGCTTGTCGATGCGCAACCGGCGGTGGGCGGGCATCTCAACTGGGTGACCAAACTGCCGGATTTCGGGACATGGAAGCGGGTGGTGGACTGGCGCAAGACCCAGCTCAGCCTGCACACCCGGGTGGGCATCGAGCTGAACACCAAGCTCAGCATCGATGACATTCTGAGCTATGGCGCGCAGCATGTGATCTTTGCCACCGGCTCCAGCTGGGACACCGAGGGTCTCAGCGCGCCGATCCATGACCACATCGTCGGCGCCGATGCGTCCAGACCCGAAATCGTGACGCCTGACCAGTATATCCGGGATGGCAAGCCCGTGGGCAAGCGCGTCGTGGTGATCGACCATGACGCCTATTACATGGGTTCAGCGGTGGCGATCGACCTTGCTCAGAAAGGCCATGAAGTCACCTATCTGACCCATAATGAAAGTGTCGGCCCCTATCTGCGCTTCACCTTGGAAGAGCAGCGGGTGCACATGAAGCTGATGGAACTGGGCGTCAAACTGGTGCCGCTGCACTTCGCGCTTTCGGTCGAGGGCGGCAAGGTGACGTCGGTGAACAAATGGACCGCCGAGGAAACGGAAACCGCCTATGACTCGGTCCTGATGGTCACGTACCGCAAATCGGAATGCGCGATCTACGATCAGTTGCAGGCCCAGCCAGAGCGGCTGAAAGAGGCCGGTATCGACTCGATCCATCTGATCGGTGATGCCCACACACCGGGGATGATTGCACAGGCCACGTTCTCGGGGGCGCGACTGGCCCGCGAGTTTGACACCGAGGATCCCGACACCCACCAGCCCTTCATCCGCGAGCGTCGCCTTATTGGCGCGACCGAAGACGACTACCGGCTGGGGGCGCAAAGCCTGTCGGCCAGTCTTGGCGGAGGACGCTGA
- a CDS encoding MarR family transcriptional regulator — MKAKKLYDLVWTSRPLMQAAEACVENGLAGTDLTVRMRAVLEILLAQGALPVPDIAAKLEIQRQYVQVMVNETLASGFTAQHPNPRHKRSPFWR; from the coding sequence ATGAAAGCCAAGAAGCTCTACGATCTCGTTTGGACGTCCCGCCCCCTGATGCAGGCCGCGGAAGCCTGCGTGGAGAACGGGCTTGCCGGCACCGATCTGACCGTCCGCATGCGTGCCGTTCTGGAAATCCTTCTCGCACAGGGCGCGTTGCCGGTTCCCGACATTGCCGCAAAGCTCGAAATTCAGCGGCAATACGTGCAGGTGATGGTGAATGAAACCCTGGCGTCGGGCTTCACGGCGCAGCACCCCAATCCTCGACACAAACGATCCCCCTTCTGGCGCTGA
- a CDS encoding efflux RND transporter periplasmic adaptor subunit — protein sequence MARRSVTLFLIIGLMVGALVFVRLAQHPQEAVAQDMGSASTVLLTVATAQPEQITLETEYAGRVAAFRRVEIRPQIGGVILERLVDAGSLVSAGDVLFRIDPAPFNADLGTAQAALARAEAAEAFAQRALERSDALLARNAVSIERNDSAHNDLLLARASLAEAQAAVARKRLDLEFTTLRSPIDGYVAAGITDLGGLAAQGSDRPLAIIQDLETVFVDVRLPADALDAILAASEAGLGPVRITTARHDGPVLEGRVRSSDLIVDPGTGDVSVRVETPNPGLDLLPGMLVRAHLPRGVLPDALLVPEEAVLRSGGGAAQLVLVSPQGEATRSDVSLGDRVGNRIVVTSGLRPGDIVAVRGQDRVQTGAAVPVTTIAAGDQPAAVNP from the coding sequence ATGGCACGCCGAAGCGTCACACTCTTTTTGATCATTGGGCTGATGGTGGGGGCTTTGGTCTTTGTCCGCCTTGCCCAACACCCGCAAGAGGCGGTCGCGCAGGACATGGGGTCTGCCAGCACGGTTCTGTTGACTGTCGCGACGGCGCAACCCGAGCAGATCACGCTTGAGACCGAATACGCAGGCCGTGTGGCAGCCTTTCGCCGGGTCGAGATCCGCCCGCAGATCGGCGGCGTGATTCTGGAAAGACTGGTGGACGCAGGCAGTCTGGTGTCGGCAGGGGATGTCCTGTTCCGTATTGATCCGGCCCCCTTCAATGCCGATCTCGGCACGGCCCAAGCCGCCTTGGCGCGGGCCGAGGCGGCCGAGGCCTTTGCCCAGCGAGCGCTGGAGCGTTCGGATGCCCTGCTGGCCCGAAATGCGGTCAGCATCGAAAGGAACGACAGCGCGCATAATGATCTGCTGCTCGCCCGCGCCAGTCTGGCCGAGGCGCAGGCCGCCGTGGCGCGCAAAAGGCTCGATCTTGAGTTCACGACGCTGCGCTCTCCGATTGATGGCTATGTCGCCGCCGGGATCACCGATCTTGGCGGGCTTGCCGCGCAGGGAAGCGATCGGCCCCTGGCCATCATCCAGGATCTTGAGACCGTTTTTGTTGATGTGCGACTGCCAGCCGACGCGCTGGATGCCATTCTGGCGGCCTCGGAAGCCGGGCTGGGCCCGGTTCGGATCACGACCGCCCGGCACGATGGACCGGTGCTGGAGGGGCGGGTCAGGTCATCGGATCTGATCGTCGATCCCGGGACCGGCGATGTCTCGGTCCGCGTCGAGACCCCGAACCCGGGGCTTGACTTGCTGCCGGGTATGTTGGTTCGCGCACATCTGCCGCGCGGGGTTTTGCCTGACGCGCTTCTGGTGCCCGAAGAGGCCGTCCTGCGCAGCGGCGGCGGCGCGGCGCAGCTTGTCCTTGTTTCGCCGCAGGGCGAGGCGACGCGCAGCGATGTCAGCCTTGGTGACCGCGTTGGCAATCGCATCGTGGTGACATCGGGCCTCAGGCCCGGAGATATCGTGGCGGTCCGCGGGCAGGACCGCGTGCAGACCGGTGCTGCGGTGCCGGTCACGACCATTGCCGCAGGCGATCAGCCTGCCGCCGTAAATCCCTGA
- a CDS encoding TetR/AcrR family transcriptional regulator — MKPEDFLLVQPQQDRAFAKFHKMVQAASEILAEDGFGGLTSDAIAARAGVNISTFYKYFANRDAVLGYMAVAFIEEQTASLQRLIARMPPDAPLEQVIPAMIDTAVDDWTSNPTSRALQGCFILDPVLYAEYSQSSLIVAAALRPFITVWNIAGTHDDWDRMHSVFGDCAIVLYDRAAKAEPAEQAEVVIQLKNLAVAYFKTAVAAP; from the coding sequence ATGAAGCCCGAAGACTTTCTGCTCGTCCAACCGCAACAAGACCGCGCCTTCGCCAAGTTTCACAAGATGGTTCAGGCAGCCAGTGAGATTCTGGCCGAAGACGGCTTTGGCGGGCTGACGTCTGACGCCATTGCCGCCCGCGCCGGGGTGAACATTTCCACCTTTTACAAATACTTCGCCAACCGCGACGCGGTTCTGGGGTATATGGCGGTGGCTTTCATCGAAGAGCAGACCGCCTCGCTTCAGCGGCTGATCGCCCGGATGCCGCCGGACGCCCCGCTTGAGCAGGTGATTCCCGCGATGATCGACACCGCCGTCGACGACTGGACCAGTAACCCCACATCGCGCGCGCTTCAGGGATGCTTCATTCTCGACCCGGTGCTCTATGCCGAATACAGCCAGAGCAGTCTGATCGTCGCCGCCGCCCTGCGGCCGTTCATCACCGTCTGGAATATCGCGGGTACCCATGACGATTGGGACCGCATGCATTCGGTATTCGGTGATTGCGCCATCGTGCTGTACGACCGCGCGGCCAAAGCAGAACCGGCAGAACAGGCCGAGGTGGTCATTCAGCTGAAAAACCTCGCTGTGGCCTATTTCAAGACAGCGGTCGCAGCGCCGTAG